In Peptostreptococcus equinus, the DNA window GGTTCTCTATATGAATTTAAAAACGTACAGTATCCGCCCATAGCTTTTGACTCTCTAGCTTCAACATCAAATAGGTTATTATTTGTAAGAAAATCATAGAATTCTTTACTTTCATTTGACATTTGACTATACATAATTTTGCCTTGTTCTATAATATAATTGCCATCACCTACTAATTTTGCATTACCTTCTAAAAAATCTAGTTTTTCATCGTAATATGATATTTTATCAACACCTATTCTTTTAGCCTGATTTTTATATATTTTATTTACTTGCGAAATGTATGTTTCTCTAACATTTTTTCTAAGTTGATCTACCATTTTAGGATTATAATCAGTTCTGTCCATTCTATAATAAGCAAGTTCTATAAAGTTTTCATAACCCATTCTTTTTGCCATTTCATGTCTAATTTTTACAAGTTGATCAAAAATACTATCAAATTTATCTTCATTCTCTTCAAAAAAACTAGTATGTGCTTTTATTGAACTTCTTCTAATTTTTTCATCATTAGATGACATATAAATGGATAAATCTGATAAATTACATATTTTATTATCAAAAAGTATTTTTGCTGATGCAAGTAGCCTTGTGTATTGAGACATTAATATATTTTCTTTTTGTAATAAATAAATTATCTTATCAGAAAAACTCTTTAATCTACAATTTAGCAGTCTGTAATATTGCTGTCCGTATTTTTCTATTATATTGATCTTATATGTTGATCCGAGTACCGCTCTATAGAATATATTATCAAGTGAATCATAAAGCGGAGATTTTTCATCCCAATAAACATTTTCTTTTTCATAAAAACTGTCTTTTGTGTTTATGGAATAACGTATTTCACTATATACTTTCATTGTTTGTACTTTATCTCTAAGTTTATTTATTTTATTAAACAAATTATCAAATTCTTCAAAAGTTCTAGTATTTTTTAATTCACTTATATAAAGAGTAATGTTTTCTTTATATGTATCATAATCGGGTCTAGTATAAATTATTTTATTGAAATCCATATTAATTACCTTTCTTTTATTGTTCACATATATAGAATACCATAAGATAATTAAATGGGATATAGAATAAAAGAACTAATATGAATATGGTATTATTTTATTGTATATTTAATAACATATTTATTTTATATTATTTTACAAAACTATAAACCTTGATATTTGCAGTTACAAACATTATAATATACATATGTCTTGACATATATTTTTAGGGGGTTTGAAATGAAAAACAATAAATTAAAAGCATTCTTTCATCGATACTTTATAGTAGGACTGAACGGAATGGCCTTAGGACTTTTTTGTACTTTGATAATTGGACTTATTATAAAGCAAATAGGATCAAGTTTTAGTGGACCATTTTCCATATTTTTAATCGCTATTGCAAGTGTTGCTATGTCATTAACTGGACCAGTAATAGGTATAGGAGTTGCACATGCTCTTGAATCTCCTAAATTAGTAATTTTAGCTTCAGGAGTAACAGGTTTTATAGGTGCCTTTGGTTCTGCCTTACATTCTGGTCAATTAGTAAGCAGCGCTGGTAAAATTATTGTATCTGGTTCTGGAGATCCATTAGGAGCCTTTATCGCTGTAGTAATCGGGGCTGAAATAGGCAGATTAGTTAGCGGAAAAACAAAAGTAGATATAATTGTAACACCCTTTATAACTATTTTAGTAGGTTCTATAATTGCTTATTTTATAGGACCTTATCTAATAGCTGGTATGACAGCCTTAGGTCAATTTATTAAAGTTTCTACTGAACTACAACCGTTTATTATGGGTATAATAGTGTCAGTAGTTATGGGTATAGTATTGACACTTCCAATAAGTTCAGCTGCACTATCCATTATTTTAGGTTTAGGTGGTATTGCATCAGGTGCTGCAACTATAGGTTGTTCAGCACAAATGATAGGTTTTGCAGTAATTTCTTATAAAGAGAACGGTATAAATGGGCTTTTGGCACAAGGTTTAGGAACTTCAATGCTACAAGTGCCTAACATTATGAGAAAACCAATTATATGGCTACCACCAATTATTTCTAGTGCTATTTTGGGACCAATTTCTACAATTGTATTTAAAATGGAGAACAATGCTGCTGGTGGTGGTATGGGTACATCTGGTTTAGTAGGTCAATTAATGACATGGCAAACAATGTCAGGTTCAAGATCTTCTCTTATTTTACTTATAGAAATACTTATTTTACACTTCATTTTACCGGCTATTATTTCATTAACTGTAGTAAAAATAATGAGAAAAAAAGGTTTGATCAAGTATGGGGATTATAAATTAGATTTATAAGCTGCTATACTCTTTAAAGAATAAAAATGAAAAAATACCGGATTAAAATCCGGTATTTTTTATCTATCTATTTCTGATTTAAAAGGTGTGTCTCTATAAAGTTGTGCCTTATATACATTTTCTTTTATATATCCTAAATTATACATTTTCTTAAGTACTAAGGCTTGTCTCTTCTTTGCTTGTTCATAATTTTGATATAATGCTGGATTATTTGTAATGCCAGCCAACATCGTTGACTGACCAAATGTCAACTCCCACACATTCTTCCCAAAGTACAATTGGGATCCTGCTTGTACACCATAAGATGATTTACCCAAATATATATTATTTAGATATGCTTCCAATATTTCATCTTTAGTCATTATCTTATTTAATCTATATGCATTATACATATCTTGTACTTTTCTTTTTAAAGATTTCTCATTACTTGTGAGTAAATTTTTTGATACCTGCATATCTATAGTACTTCCACCTTGACTAGGACCATATTTTATATTTACAAATAGAGATCTCATCATTGATTTATAGTCTACTCCACCATGTTTATAAAATCTTTCATCTTCAATAGAAATAACAGCATTCTGTAATTCTTTAGGTATTCTCTTTATAGAGACTGGATCCTTATTAATATATGATTCTCTTACTGTTCTTTTAGTAAGTTCTGGCATATCTGCAACTACACTTCTAAAATATAAAAATCCTGCAGAACTAATAAGTATAAATATAATTAAAAATGATATTATAAGTCTTTTTAAAATCCTAAAAACCATTGCTCTTTTTGTATCGTTCTCATGACTATATTCTTCATATAAATCATCATAATCATATTCTTCTTTATTATTTCTTATAAATCTATTTCGAAAAACATTACTAATAGAAAATTTTCTACTTACAATATCTTCTTCGTCTTTATATCTACTTCGCCTATAATTGATTTCATTATTTTTTAAATCAGATTCATTTTTAAATTCAGATCCACTTGATTGAGTTTTTTTTATCCTAATTTTGTTAGAATTTTTATCAAAATTATCTTTATATCTTTTCCTTTTGATTTCGTTATAATCGATATGTCTATCACTAGGTAATCTATTATCATCTATAGGATATTTGTTATACTTGTATTTAGAGCCATCTATTCTATTACTACTAGTAAACTCTCTTTCACGATTTCGTCTCAATTCTTCATTTCTTCTCTCTATCCTACTGGAAAGACTTGTATCTTCGTAGCTAAATTTTTCCCTACGCTTTTGTGATAGGTCTATGGGAGCATTATTTTTGGATTTTGACGAAACTTTTTTTCTTCTAATTTTGTTAATTTCGTTGTTATCTGACATATTTACCCCCGCGATTAAAGTCTATCTTCTCTAATCTTTAAAAATAATTTAGCAGTAGCATGTGTATCTGAATAAGCTCTATGTGCATTTGAATTTTCTATACCATAAAAATTACAAGCTGTTTCTAATTTTTTATTTTTTCCATTGTAATTCTTAGTTGTTTTAAGCATCTCTACCGTACATATATAGTTTTCTATAGTCTCTAAACCCATAATGCTCAAATAATGATTTAAAAAACCTACATCGAATTTTGCATTATGTGCAATTACAGTTCTATCTCCTATATATTCTCTAAATTTTGGAAGTATCTCTTCAATTTTCTTTTCATTCTCTACCATCTCATTTGTGATATTGGTTAGATTACTGATAAATGTTGTAATAATTGAATTAGGTTTTACTAATCTTGAGTAGTTAAGCTTAATATCATCACCTTTAATTTCTGTAACTCCAATTTCTATAATTTCATCACCGTTTTGCGGATTTAAACCAGTGGTTTCAAGATCAACTACTATATATTCATCCAAAAAGTAATTTTCCATATTACTCCTCCTCTTCAAACTTTTCTAAAAACGTATGTCTGTGCCCATCTATCTGCCATCCCAATACAGAGTCTATATTTACATTTTCTGCAGCCTTAAAAATAGATTTTTCAACATTAGTGAAATTTTTAGATAAGTTTCTTATTAAATCCTTTATTTCATATCTCTTGTTTCCAGTTTTTTTTGCTGCAACCATACATGCACAGTTAAGTGGCCATATACCAATATAGTTAATCCATTTAATTATATCGTCTTCTCTAATATAATATAAAGGTCTTATTAACTCTAATCCTTTGAAATTTGTAGATTTTAACTTTGGTAACATAGTTTTGAAGTTACCAGAACATAACACGTTTAGCATTGTTGTTTCTATTACATCATCAAAATGATGTCCTAGCGCAAGTTTGTTGCAACCCAATTCTTCAGCTTTGCCATAAAGAGCTCCTCTTCTCATTCTTGCACACATATAGCAAGGATAATCACTAGCTATCTTATCAGCAACATCAAATATATTTGCATCAAATATGTTAAGCGGTACATCTAAATACTCCATATTATCCTCTAATAACTTTCTAATGCTATCATGATAGCCTGGATCCATAGCCAAGTATACCACTTCAAAGTTTACTTGAGAATGCCTTTTTAGCTCTTGAAACATTTTTGCCATCAATATACTATCTTTACCACCTGAAATAGCTACTGCTATCTTGTCACCTTCTTCTACCAATTCATATGTCTTTATAGCCTTTATAAATTTAGACCACAGTTTTTTTCTATACCTTTTTGTAATTGACTTTTCTATCTCTTTTAAAGTCTTTTTATCTTCATCGGGAACTAATATCTCACATCCGTTACCCGCAATACCATTATCTGCCACTATTGCCTCCATTATATCTATGTAAAAAATATAAATTTTTTCCTATTTATTTTATTTGATTTCTTTTCCTTAATTACCGTTTAGAAATTCTTAGTATAGTCTTATTATCTACAATATCATAAGTTATGTTGGCCTTAAATTTTTCATTCTTATCATCTATAAGACCACTCATTGTAGCTTTCTTGTTTTTGCACAGCGATTTCGCTAATGTTTTATTTGCTTTTTTATTATACTTATTAAGTACATCATCATTTTTCCATAAGGTAAATCCACATTTTTTATAATTTTTACATGCCCATGCTTTATCTGACTCTAATACAGAACCTCCACACTCTGGGCATAGAGCTATTATTTCTAATCCTGTTTCTTTGTCTATATCTTTTTCTTTTCTAGTTTTATTATTAACTGATTTATCAGCACCAGCTTTATTAGATGATTTTTTTTCAGATTTAGTTTCCTTACCTAAATTTGATTCTTTTACAAATTTCTTTGTTTTAGGATTATATACAATCTTTTCAGGGTTTATCGGTCTAAATCTGTCAGTTTTTATTTTATTTACATTTTCATAAACAAATTTGCATACCATATTCAAGTATTCTTTTCGATTAAATTGCCCTTTTTGAATATCTAAAAGGCTTTTCTCTAATTTTCCTGTAAAATCAACATCAAAAAGATTTTTAACTGGAAATATCTCCACCAAATTTATACCTAATTGTGTAATATAATAGTTTTTTCCTTTTTTATTTACATATCCAACCTGCTTAATTTTTTTCAGTACTTCAGCCCTAGTTGCAGATGTACCAATAGAATATCCAGATAAAACACTTGTATCATCTTCAGATACATTTTTACCACAATTTTTCATTGCCTTTAAAAGAGTATCTTCTGTATACGGCTTTGGTGGACTAGTAAGTTTTTCTACTGGTAAAATACTAATTACTTTAACCTCTTCACCTTTATTCACTATGGGTAGTAAATTATTTTTACTCTCTTTTGCGAACAAATTTAGATATCCCTTTGACACCAAAACTTTGCCTTTTGTAATAAAATCATGTTTATCAACACTTGTTATTATTTCTGTATTTTCATATTCAGCTGGTGGCATAAAGTTCGCTAAAAACCTATTTTTAATTGCATTATATACAATCTTTTCATCTGATGTTAGTGAATCAGGTGCAAGTATGTAGGTAGGTATTATAGCACTATGGCTTTCCACCTTTGAAGAATCGAAAACTCTTTTTGATTTGGAAAATTTAATCAATGATTCATTAGGATGTCCATTTTTTTGCACATCTAATGTTTTCTTTACCTTATCAACTAAGGATTCTTCTAAATAAATGGAATCCGTTCTAGGATATGTAATATATCCACCTTTACCTTTTCCTTCATACAATGACTGGCATACGCTTAAAACCTTATCTGAAGTGAATGAAGCGTATTTAGATGTAATATATCCCTGCAAAGAAGTAAGAGAAAAAAGTTTAGGAGCATATTCTTTCGAACGTGTTACCTTTTTGTCTTTAATTATAGCTATATTTGACTTAATATCATCTATAACTGCCTTTGCATCTTCTTCTTTGTCGAATTTATTGTCTTTTTTTGCCTTATACTTACCAGTATACTCTCCATTTTCAGCTAAAAACTTACCTTCAATTTCATAATACTTTTCTGGAACAAAATTTTTTATCTGCATATCTCTATCATAAATCAATTTTACAGTAGGAAGAATAACTCTACCTATATTCAATAATTTACCGTTGCCATATTTTAGTGTTGCTGCACATGTAAAATTAATCCCTACTAACCAATCAGTCAAAAGTCTAGTATAACCTGCAGCTTGAAGGTTTCTCATTTCCTCATCATCTTTAAGGTTTTCTAGGCCTCTAGTTATATCCTCAGGTGTCCACTCATTTACAAGAATTCTTTTTACTCTCTTTGTATTTTTTGCCATCATAAGAATGAGAAAAGAAATTAATTCTCCTTCTCTATCATTATCTGTAGCATTTATAATATATTCTATATCTTCTCTATTAATAAGAGATTCAACTATTTTAAATTGTTTTTGCTTATCTTTATCTACTTTGAACTTAAATTTATTCTCTGGTATAAATGGATAGTTATCCATTTTCCATGATCCTGAATATTTTTCTTTATCATAATCTTTCATATCATAAAGAGAGATTAGATGACCTACTGCATATGTAATTATATATTTATCACCTTCAAAATATCCATCGCGTCTATTGTTAGCTTTTAAAAATGTTGCTATGGTTTTTGCAACAGATGGTTTTTCAGCTAAGACTAAAATCATAGTTATACCTCATTTCAATAAATTAATCAAACTTTATTATAACCTATTTACATTAATATAGTCAAATTAAGCCATTAAAAATATTAATACATACATTAGTTTATAATATGCTTTTATTATATATTAATAAAAGAAAACCCAGAAATTTAATTTCTGGGTTTTCTATCACTATATTCATTATATTTTTATATTCAATATTTTTAAAATTAAAATACTATCTTTTCCGATGAGCATGCCTTCATATCTACTTCTTCTTTTGGTACTCCACCTCTGTGATTACCAGTAAAACAAGCATCACAAAATTCAAGACCTGGACATAATTCTTGTAAATCTTCTAGACCCAAGAATGATAGTGAATCAGCATTAATTCCTTGTCTTATTTCTTCAATAGAATTATTACATGCTACTAAATTTTCGCTAGTAGGTACATCTGTACCATAATAACAAGGGAATTTAAATGGCGGTGAACTGACTCTAACATGTACTTCTAAGGCACCAGCATTTTTAAGCATTTTTACTATATTTTTTATAGTTGTACCTCTAACTATAGAGTCATCAACCATTACAATTCTTTTACCCTTGACAACTTCTCTAATTACATTTAGCTTAGCTTGAACACTTGATGTTCTTTCATTTTGTTTTGGTTTAATAAATGTTCTTCCTACGTAGGAGTTTTTATAAAAAGCCATGCCATAAGGAATACCTGACTCTTCTGAATATCCAATAGCAGCTGCTAGACCCGATTCTGGCACTCCAACAACTAAATCAGCTTCAACTGGTGCATTTTTTGCTAATATAGCTCCAGCCTTTGTTCTTGAAACATATACGCTTTGTCCGTCTATACAACTATCTGTTCTAGCAAAATATATATATTCAAATATACATCTTGCTTCAGCAACAGGAGGGCATATTCTGTCACTATATATTTCATTGTCAACTATTGTTACAATCTCTCCAGGTTTTACATCTCTTATAAATTCAGCTCCAATGGTATCAAGTGCTGCGGATTCTGAACTTAGGAATAGTGTATTATCTTTTCTTCCAATGCATAAGGGTCTAAAACCTAATGGATCTCTTGCTCCGATTAATTTTGAAGGACTTCCAACAACCAATGAAAATGCACCTGCCAGTTTTTGCGTAGCAGATTTTACAGCTTCTTCAACAGTTTCTGATGTAAGTCTTTCTTTTGCAATTAAATATGCTATAACCTCTGAATCTGTGTTGGTCTGAAATATAGCACCTGTTTGAGATAATTCTTCTTTTAATTGACTAGCATTAGTTAGATTTCCATTATGTGCCATTGATAATATACCTTTTTGGTAGTGTATTACAAATGGTTGTGCATTCTCTCTTCCTACTCCACCAGCTGTAGAATATCTAACATGCCCAACACCTAAATTACCCTTTAGTGAGTTTAATGTATTTTTATTAAAAACCTCATTAACAAGTCCAGTATCTTTATGATACATAACATTTTTGCTTTCTCCATCTGTATCAGTTACTGAAATACCTGCACTCTCTTGTCCTCTATGCTGTAAAGCAAAAAGTCCATAATATATATATGATGCTACATCATCTCCGTCAAAATCATAAGCTCCAAATACTCCGCACTCTTCGCCTAAACCTGTCAATATTTCCTTAGTCATAAAATTTTCTCCCTAATAATATAAGATTTAGAATCCAAGACGTTTTCTAACTTCTGCATAGGCACCTTCTACATTGCCCATATCTCTTCTAAATCTGTCCTTGTCTAACTTTTCATTCGTATATTTATCCCATAATCTGCATGTATCTGGTGATATTTCATCAGCTAGTATAATTTGATTGTGGAATCGTCCGAATTCTAGTTTAAAGTCAACTAGTTTGATATTACACTCGATAAAATAAGCCTTTAAAAGTTCATTTATTTTTAATGCCATTGATTTAAT includes these proteins:
- a CDS encoding M3 family oligoendopeptidase, with translation MDFNKIIYTRPDYDTYKENITLYISELKNTRTFEEFDNLFNKINKLRDKVQTMKVYSEIRYSINTKDSFYEKENVYWDEKSPLYDSLDNIFYRAVLGSTYKINIIEKYGQQYYRLLNCRLKSFSDKIIYLLQKENILMSQYTRLLASAKILFDNKICNLSDLSIYMSSNDEKIRRSSIKAHTSFFEENEDKFDSIFDQLVKIRHEMAKRMGYENFIELAYYRMDRTDYNPKMVDQLRKNVRETYISQVNKIYKNQAKRIGVDKISYYDEKLDFLEGNAKLVGDGNYIIEQGKIMYSQMSNESKEFYDFLTNNNLFDVEARESKAMGGYCTFLNSYREPFIFGNFNGSVDDIDVLTHEAGHALQMYLSREIKVPELLFPTLDTCEIHSMSMEFFTYPWMKLFFGEDEEKYKTYHYESAIKFLPYGCLVDHFQHEIYKNPNMSPVQRKNKWRELEKIYMPNRDYQDLDLLDRGGYWFRQGHIYKDPFYYIDYVLAQLCALELYELMQVDYKKAWSIYIKMCKVGGEYSFIELVENSGLKNPFKEI
- the purF gene encoding amidophosphoribosyltransferase; translated protein: MTKEILTGLGEECGVFGAYDFDGDDVASYIYYGLFALQHRGQESAGISVTDTDGESKNVMYHKDTGLVNEVFNKNTLNSLKGNLGVGHVRYSTAGGVGRENAQPFVIHYQKGILSMAHNGNLTNASQLKEELSQTGAIFQTNTDSEVIAYLIAKERLTSETVEEAVKSATQKLAGAFSLVVGSPSKLIGARDPLGFRPLCIGRKDNTLFLSSESAALDTIGAEFIRDVKPGEIVTIVDNEIYSDRICPPVAEARCIFEYIYFARTDSCIDGQSVYVSRTKAGAILAKNAPVEADLVVGVPESGLAAAIGYSEESGIPYGMAFYKNSYVGRTFIKPKQNERTSSVQAKLNVIREVVKGKRIVMVDDSIVRGTTIKNIVKMLKNAGALEVHVRVSSPPFKFPCYYGTDVPTSENLVACNNSIEEIRQGINADSLSFLGLEDLQELCPGLEFCDACFTGNHRGGVPKEEVDMKACSSEKIVF
- a CDS encoding tRNA 2-thiocytidine biosynthesis TtcA family protein, which codes for MEAIVADNGIAGNGCEILVPDEDKKTLKEIEKSITKRYRKKLWSKFIKAIKTYELVEEGDKIAVAISGGKDSILMAKMFQELKRHSQVNFEVVYLAMDPGYHDSIRKLLEDNMEYLDVPLNIFDANIFDVADKIASDYPCYMCARMRRGALYGKAEELGCNKLALGHHFDDVIETTMLNVLCSGNFKTMLPKLKSTNFKGLELIRPLYYIREDDIIKWINYIGIWPLNCACMVAAKKTGNKRYEIKDLIRNLSKNFTNVEKSIFKAAENVNIDSVLGWQIDGHRHTFLEKFEEEE
- a CDS encoding 3'-5' exonuclease; protein product: MENYFLDEYIVVDLETTGLNPQNGDEIIEIGVTEIKGDDIKLNYSRLVKPNSIITTFISNLTNITNEMVENEKKIEEILPKFREYIGDRTVIAHNAKFDVGFLNHYLSIMGLETIENYICTVEMLKTTKNYNGKNKKLETACNFYGIENSNAHRAYSDTHATAKLFLKIREDRL
- a CDS encoding type IA DNA topoisomerase, coding for MILVLAEKPSVAKTIATFLKANNRRDGYFEGDKYIITYAVGHLISLYDMKDYDKEKYSGSWKMDNYPFIPENKFKFKVDKDKQKQFKIVESLINREDIEYIINATDNDREGELISFLILMMAKNTKRVKRILVNEWTPEDITRGLENLKDDEEMRNLQAAGYTRLLTDWLVGINFTCAATLKYGNGKLLNIGRVILPTVKLIYDRDMQIKNFVPEKYYEIEGKFLAENGEYTGKYKAKKDNKFDKEEDAKAVIDDIKSNIAIIKDKKVTRSKEYAPKLFSLTSLQGYITSKYASFTSDKVLSVCQSLYEGKGKGGYITYPRTDSIYLEESLVDKVKKTLDVQKNGHPNESLIKFSKSKRVFDSSKVESHSAIIPTYILAPDSLTSDEKIVYNAIKNRFLANFMPPAEYENTEIITSVDKHDFITKGKVLVSKGYLNLFAKESKNNLLPIVNKGEEVKVISILPVEKLTSPPKPYTEDTLLKAMKNCGKNVSEDDTSVLSGYSIGTSATRAEVLKKIKQVGYVNKKGKNYYITQLGINLVEIFPVKNLFDVDFTGKLEKSLLDIQKGQFNRKEYLNMVCKFVYENVNKIKTDRFRPINPEKIVYNPKTKKFVKESNLGKETKSEKKSSNKAGADKSVNNKTRKEKDIDKETGLEIIALCPECGGSVLESDKAWACKNYKKCGFTLWKNDDVLNKYNKKANKTLAKSLCKNKKATMSGLIDDKNEKFKANITYDIVDNKTILRISKR
- a CDS encoding biosynthetic peptidoglycan transglycosylase — its product is MSDNNEINKIRRKKVSSKSKNNAPIDLSQKRREKFSYEDTSLSSRIERRNEELRRNREREFTSSNRIDGSKYKYNKYPIDDNRLPSDRHIDYNEIKRKRYKDNFDKNSNKIRIKKTQSSGSEFKNESDLKNNEINYRRSRYKDEEDIVSRKFSISNVFRNRFIRNNKEEYDYDDLYEEYSHENDTKRAMVFRILKRLIISFLIIFILISSAGFLYFRSVVADMPELTKRTVRESYINKDPVSIKRIPKELQNAVISIEDERFYKHGGVDYKSMMRSLFVNIKYGPSQGGSTIDMQVSKNLLTSNEKSLKRKVQDMYNAYRLNKIMTKDEILEAYLNNIYLGKSSYGVQAGSQLYFGKNVWELTFGQSTMLAGITNNPALYQNYEQAKKRQALVLKKMYNLGYIKENVYKAQLYRDTPFKSEIDR
- a CDS encoding PTS transporter subunit IIC, which gives rise to MKNNKLKAFFHRYFIVGLNGMALGLFCTLIIGLIIKQIGSSFSGPFSIFLIAIASVAMSLTGPVIGIGVAHALESPKLVILASGVTGFIGAFGSALHSGQLVSSAGKIIVSGSGDPLGAFIAVVIGAEIGRLVSGKTKVDIIVTPFITILVGSIIAYFIGPYLIAGMTALGQFIKVSTELQPFIMGIIVSVVMGIVLTLPISSAALSIILGLGGIASGAATIGCSAQMIGFAVISYKENGINGLLAQGLGTSMLQVPNIMRKPIIWLPPIISSAILGPISTIVFKMENNAAGGGMGTSGLVGQLMTWQTMSGSRSSLILLIEILILHFILPAIISLTVVKIMRKKGLIKYGDYKLDL